ATTAATAAAATCGCAGCCAACCAGAAAAAAGTGATCAACATTCCTTACATTCAAGAAGTGGTTTGCGAATATTTTGGAATTCAGAGAGAGCAATTGCTTTCTAAAACAAGAAAGCGAGAAATTGCGTTACCTAGACAATTGGCTATGTATTTTGCGAAAGAATTTACCAACGCAACTTTCAATAAAATTGGTGAAGAAATGGGCGGCAAAGACCATTCAACCGTAATGTATGCTTGCGACACCATCAAAGATGTTTCGAAGATTGATAAAGAATTAAAGAAATACGTGAAAGAGCTGACCGAAAGGATTAAGCAATAGAAATGGTTCTATAAAATATAAAGGGAGTTTTTTAACTTCCTTTTTTTATTTGTATTTTGCATTTTTAATAAAAATAGGTATGAAAATTTTAATGGTCTGTCTGGGAAATATTTGTAGAAGTCCTCTCGCTGAAGGAATTCTTAAATCTAAACTGCCGGAAAGTTTTACGGTTGATTCTGCCGGTACGATTGACATGCACGAAGGGAAAGCGCCGGATCACCGTTCTATAAAAACAGCGAGAAATTATAATATTGATATTTCTCAGCAAAAGTCGCGACATTTTACCGCAGAGGATTTTGAAAATTATGATCTCATTTATTGCATGGATCGTAATAATGTTGAAGATGTTTTGTCTCTCGCAAAAACTCCGGAAGATCGCAAGAAAGTACATTTAATTTTGGAAAATCAGGAAGTTCCGGATCCTTATTGGAGTGAACTGCCAGAATTCGATCGTGTTTATCACCTTTTAGATCAAGCGTGTGAAAGAATTGCTGCGGATTTAAAGAAGCAGGTAAAAGAACCAAGTAGAAAGTAGAACGAGCAAAGTAAAAACAAGACGGTAAAAAAAATATCTAACTGCAAAGTATTAGCTGTCTCAAATACTCAAAAATAAAATCATCCGAAAAAACAAATCTTCACTTATGTTATTCCTCATCCCCGCTTATTTATCTGAAAACTCACCCGTTGATTATTTTGCACCTGTAATCAAAGAATATATTTTAAAAACGGATTACTTTTTTGTAGAGAATGAAAAAACCGCTCGGAAAGTGGTGAAGTTTTTTGCTCCGGAAAAAAAACAGTCAGATTTGAAGTTATTCCTGCTCGATAAAAATACAGAAAGAAAGGATTTACAGGAAGCACAAATGCTGATGAAAAAGGGTCAGGATTTCGGATTACTCTCCGAAGCGGGTTTGCCATGTATTGCAGATCCCGGAAACGTCATGGTGCAGTGGTGTCATGAAAATAATGTTAAAGTGATCCCTGTGAATGGTCCATCATCAATTATTCTTGCTTTGGTTGCGAGTGGTTTTAATGGTCAGGAATTTACTTTTCATGGCTATTTACCGATAGACAAGTCGGAGAAAAAAGCGAAGATTAAATGGCTCGAAAATCAAGTTCAAAACACAGGATATTCGCAGATTTTTATGGAGACGCCTTACCGAAACAATCCATTGTTCGAAGATTTATGTAAGTTTTTATCACCAACTTCAAAACTGTGTATTGCAGCCAACATTAATGATCCAAAAGACGAATTTATCAGAACATTAACCATTAAAGACTGGCTGAAAAATAAACCTGAACTTCATAAAATACCCGCAGTATTTGTTTTGGGACGATAACTTTAACAACCCTTAACAGCTCTTTTGCACTATTGTTGATTTTAAGGTTGAAAATAAATTATTATGTCAGAAAAAAAATTAGCAGGAATCTGGATGGATTCTGAAAACGCAATTGTTGTAAAAAATCATGATATCGAAAGTGCTTACAAATTTTTCGTTTGTGACCCGGTAAAAAGAGAGGTTCAGCACGGTAATTCCAGCGAAAAGAATGCAAACAATGTTGAGCAGACCAATACCGCAAAATATTTCAAAGATTTGGAGCATTTGATTACAAATACCGAAGAACTTTATTTAACCGGAACCGGGACCATTCAGGAACAATTTAAAAATCATTTGTCGGAAACTGCGCAATTTAAAAACTTAAAAGTTACTTTAGGAACGGACCAGAAAATGAGTCCCGAAGAAGTTTTGGAAACAGTTAAAAAACATTTCAACGCTTAGAAATTTAAATTTCACAAAGCAAAACCGTCTCTTTTAATAAATGAAGAGACGCTTTTTTTTATTTCAATATTTGAGTCCTATTTTCTTTAAAATAAAATGAAGCAGCCAAATTGGACCAATCAAGAGGAACTGTAAATCTTTTAAAAAACTCGGTTTTTTACCTTCCACTTTATGCCCATAAAATTGTCCGATCCAGGAGAGAACAAAAACGACGACAAAGAAAATCCAGGATTGATGTTCAAATTTCACATTGATAAAATAAACCAGATGTTCCATCAACGACATTATAAGAATCGTGATGACTGCAATTCTCCAAGACAGTCTAAAATAAAATATCGTTACCAAAAGAACCGCAACAATACTTACAATGCTAATACAACCAAAATATTGAACACAATAATGTGGGGATGGAATTAATGAAATAAAACCTAAAATCGACCAAAATATCAGTGGAACACAAATCCAGTGAATCATCTCGTTCGTGTGATTTTGATGGCTTTCACCGTATTCGGCAAAGAGTTGATCAATCTTTCTCATAAGTTTTCATGATATTATCAGACTAAATTAATCATTCTTTTAATAAAAAGATTATTTTTTTTAATAATACGTTTCGTGAATTGACTGTCGCTCATTATTTCCTTATTTTTGGCGAAATTATATGACAATGAAGGATTTAATGGGACAGGCAATCTGGGACTATCATCATCATAAAAATGCAGATGATTTACTAACTGAAACTTCCATTTCGGAAATTGATGAATTGCCTGTGGAATATTTTTTTAGGGCGTTTGATGACATGAATTTAATTGAGCAAAAAGCCCTGGCGCTTTCAAAAGGTAAAGTTTTGGATATTGGCGCTGGAGCAGGTTCACACAGTTTATATCTTCAAAATGAAAAAGGACTGGATGTTTTGGCTTTAGATTTCTCTCCTAAATCAATTGAGGTTTGTCAGTTGCGTGGTCTGAAGAACACGGGTTGTTCAGATATTCTTCAGTTTTCCGGTGAAACTTACGATACTGTTTTAATGTTAATGAATGGAACAGGAATTTTTCAAACCTTAGATAAAATCGATTTATACTTAGAAAAATTACATTCACTTTTAAAGAAGGACGGACAAATTTTAATCGACAGCACGGATATTCTCTACATGTACGATCGGGATGACGATGGTGGTGTAATGGTTCCCGCCAATCATTATTACGGCGAAGTGGATTATTTCATCCATTATAAACTCGACACAGAAAAACCGATCAAATGGTTGTATCTGGATTTCGAAACCTTGAAAAGAGCCGTGGAAAATAACGGATTTAAAATTGAAAAAATCCTGCAGGAAGAAGATTCTTTTCTGGCGAGATTAACGAAGAAATAATTGAAAATTTTATTTCTGTAAATTAAGAAAGTCCAATAGAAAATAGCTTGAGAACCAATCGTTGTAATTGTTTAAGATAATGATGAAAATTGGGATTGCCAACATTGCCGGAATTAATAAGGACTTAGAGCGATAAGGTAATCTTTTCGGCATTGCAGTGACCCAAATTAGAGTCAAAATTGCTGGTCCTAAAACCATTGGTAAAAGTTCAGAATTATACTTTCCGTGATTTCCAAAATTATTTTCGACTATAAATTGATAAGCATAATATTGAAATGGAACGTAAATTATACCAAATATCAGAGTAAGAATTGCAGAGGTGTATTTATTCAGCGTACTGAAATTTAAAGCCATTAAAATAGCTCCGAACAAGGTCCCAAGAAATAGGCTTGAAGTCCAGATCAGTGTTTTTGAGTGTAATGCAATGGCAGAAGGATCGTCTGTAATGTGGTCTTTTAGATCCTCTTGTTCATCCTTTAGTTTCTGTTCTTCGGAATCAATTTTATTTTGAATGATATTCTGGATATCTGCTTTTTCTACATCGTTGAAAATTCGTCCTCTTTCTTCCAATATTTGAACAGCAATTTGTACCGCTTCAGGAACAAAACGGTTATCTTTTTCTAAATATTTTTCCAGTTCAAGGTCGGAAAGTTTTGATAAAACACTTTTCTTTACCATAAAAAAAATGGGCATTTGCGATGCCCATTCATTTGTTTTAAATTTAATTTTTATCCGATCTCAATACCGTTTTCTACTTGCTTTTCAGGAGTTACGAATACTAATTTTCCGTCAGCGTCATTTGTTAAAAGCAACATTCCCTGAGATTCGATTCCTCTGATTTTACGTGGTGCAAGATTTAATAAGATCATGACTTGTTTTCCCACGCATTCCTCCGGCGTGAAGCTTTCAGCAACTCCAGATACAACTGTTCTTACGTCAACGCCAGTATCTACGGAGAATTTCAATAGTTTATCTGCTTTCTCTACTTTTTCTGCAGTCAGAATTGTAGCAGTTCTTAAATCTATTTTGGTAAAATCATCAAATTGAATTTCTTCTTTCATCGGGTTGGCTTTAGGATTTGTTTTTTTATTGGATTCTTTGGTGTTCTCTAATTTCTGAATTTGAAATTCAATGGTTTCATCTTCAATTTTAGAAAATAATAATTCTGCCGGATTAATTAAATGTCCGGTTTTGATCAAAACTTTTTCGTTTTTAATGTCTTTCCAATTAAGTTGAGGAACATTAAACATTTTCTGTAATTTCTCCGCACTGAAAGGTAGGAATGGTTCACAAATCTGTGCTAAACCAACTGCGATTTGAGCGGCAATAAATAAAGAACCTGCAGCTTTTTCCGGGTTATCTTTAATGGTTTTCCAAGGTTCTTCAATCTGAAGATATTGATTTCCGAAACGTGCTAAATTCATCATTGAAGTCAAAGCATTTCTGAATTCATAATGCTCTAAGAAATTTTCAACTTCGGTAGCGGCTTTCGTAATTTCATTTAATTCTTCTGCATTTTCATTTCCAGCAGGAACAACGCCGTCGTAATATTTGTGAATCAAAACGGCAACTCTATTAATAAAGTTTCCGAAAATCCCCACCAATTCAGAATTGTTTTTGGTTTGGAAATCTTTCCACGTAAAGTTATTGTCTTTGGTTTCCGGAGCGGAAGATAGAAGAGTATAACGCAGAACATCTTGCTGTCCCGGGAATTCCTGAACATATTCGTGAGCCCAAACTGCCCAGTTACGGGAAGTTGAGATTTTGTCGTTTTCTAAATTTAAAAATTCAAAAGCAGGAACATTGGTTGGCATAATATAGTCGCCATGAGCTTTCATCATCGCCGGGAAAATAATACAGTGGAAAACAATATTGTCTTTTCCAATAAAATGCACTAAATCTGTATTTTCATTTTGCCAGTAATCTTTCCAGTCTTTTCCATTTTTTTCAGCCCATTGCTGGGCGAAAGAAATATAGCCAATCGGCGCATCAAACCAAACATAAAGTACTTTTCCTTCTGCATTTGGAAGTGGAACGGGAACGCCCCAGTTCAAATCACGGGTCATCGCTCTCGGTTTCAAACCGTCAGTTAACCATGATTTTACCTGTCCGTAAACATTCGGTTTCCAGTCGTCTTTATGTCCTTCAATGATCCATTCGTTCAAGAAATCTTCGTATTCATTTAAAGGAAGATACCAGTTTTTAGTTTCCTTTAAAATGGGAACATTTCCACTCAACATTGATTTTGGATTTATCAATTCTGAGGGCGAAAGGGTAGAGCCACATTTTTCGCACTGATCACCATAAGCGTTTTCGTTGCCGCAATTCGGGCATGTTCCTACAATGTAACGGTCGGCAAGAAATTCATCGGCTTGTTCATCGAAATATTGTTCTGAAACTTCTTCGACAAACTTTCCTTTATTACATAAGGTCTTGAAAAAGTCCTGACTAACATCGTGATGTCTTTTAGAAGTTGTTCTGGAATATTCATCAAAAGAAATTCCCAAATCTTCGAAAGATTGTTTGATGATTCCGTGGTATTTGTCAACGATATCTTGTGGAGTTACGCCTTCTTTTTTTGCACGTATCGTAATCGGAATTCCGTGTTCATCGGAGCCGCAAATAAAAGCAACGTCTTTTCCCAATCTTCTTTGAAATCTTGCATACACATCGGCGGGAATATAAACTCCAGCCAAATGACCAATATGAACCGGTCCGTTTGCGTACGGTAAGGCGGCCGTAATCATCTTTCTATCTGACATCATGTTTGTCTAATTTTTTGCAAAGATAAGGGTTATCGAATGGATTTGAAAATTTACAGACTTATTCCTAGCGAATCATATTGAAATTTTAAATGAATACCAATTTTCGGTTCTAGTATCGTTTTTTTTGCTAAACAGTAGTTTAAATTAATGTTAATTTTAACAAAAACACTAATGATGCTGTCTTTGCGTTATTTTTCTAAGTATGAGGTGTTTATGCATTGTGTTGGCTTTTTTGTAGTGATAATTATCATTAATAATTAACATTTTCTTAAAAAAAAATAGGATACATGAAAAAAATGTTAAATTGCATGGCTACTTTTAATTAAGTATTTAGATTGAATATTAATCCATAAATTTTATTTTTGTGAGAAACTATACGAAAGTTTTAAAAATTGCGCCAGCCTTCTTATTGCTTGGAGCAATGTTAGACGCACAAACAACAGATTCTGTAAAAACAGCTGATATTGAGCAAGTTGTTCTGATTGGTTACGGAGCCAAGAAAAAATCTGATTTAACAGGATCTATTACAGCGATTTCTGCTAAAGACTTTAATGGTGGAAGTATTACATCACCAGAGGAGTTGATCCAAGGAAAAGCTTCGGGAATCCAAATTACAACCAACAGTGGAGCACCCGGTGCCGGTTCCACCATTAGAATTAGAGGAGGTGCATCTTTGAACGCAAGCAATGATCCACTCATTGTTATTGATGGGGTTCCTGTTGATAACAGTGGTATTGCAGGTGCATCTAACCCATTATCATTGATCAATCCAAATGATATTGAGAGTTTTAATATTCTAAAAGATGCTTCTGCAGCTGCTATTTATGGAAGTAGAGCTTCAAATGGTGTTATTATAATTACCACCAAAAAAGGAACTTCGGGCAAACTTAAAGCCAACTATACGACCACCACATCTGTGTATGAAAAGATGGGGAATATCGATATGCTTAGTGCTGATGATTTCCGAAAATTGGTTATAGATAAAGGAACTCCATTGTATCAGAGTTTTTTAGGAAAAGCAAACACCAATTGGCAGAATGAGATTTACCAGACCGCTTTAGGTTTTGATAATAATATATCATTATCTGGGGGTGTGAAAGGACTGCCGTATAGGTTGTCTTTAGGATATTTAAATCAGGATGGAATTATCAGGACCAATAATATTGAAAGATCAACAGCTGCTTTAAACTTAAACCCTAAATTATTTGACAAACATCTGGATATTAATTTTAATATTAAAGGTTCATATGTTGAGAATCGTTTTAAAGATGATCGTGCAGTAGGATCGGCAATCGTTTTTGATCCTACTCAATCAGTATATAATTCAGATTTTGCAGAATATGGAGGTTACTGGGAATGGTTAAATACCACAGGAACGCCTAATACTAATGCAACGAAAAATCCACTGTCTTTTCTAAATCAGCGAGAGGATCTTTCTTATGTCCGTCGGGTTTTAGGAAATATACAGTTTGATTATAAAATGCATTTTTTACCAGAGTTGCGAGCAAATCTTAACCTTGGATATGACTACAGTGATTCAAACGGTAATACAACAGTATTACCAACTGCAGCGATTGAGTATTACAGAAGTGGGTCGTACAGAAGTTATAGTCAGGAAAAGAAAAATAAACTCCTTGAATTTTATCTGAATTATACCAAGAATTTTGAATCGATAAAATCATTGGTTGATTTAACTGCAGGGTATTCTTATCAGGATTGGCAGCGGTCTGATCCATTTGCACCAACATTATTTGGTGACGGAACAAAAGACCCTTCAGCTGGAAATGATGGTTTTACACAAAATACGTTATTGTCTTATTTTGCCAGACTTAATTATACATTCAATAACAAATATTTATTTACCGGTTCCATTCGTCGTGACGCTTCATCGCGGTTTGGAAAAGATAACCGAGTGGGTTATTTCCCATCGGCTGCCGTAGCATGGAGAATTGATCAGGAAGATTTTCTTAAAGGATCATCAACAATCTCCACTCTTAAATTGAGAGCGGGTTGGGGAGAAACAGGACAACAGGATATCAGTAATAGTGGTGATTACCCATATTTAGCCAGATATGTAATATCAAACAGTGGTGCACAATATCAGATCGGTTCTGATTTTTACAATACATTGCGAGCACAAGGATATGATGCCAATATTAAATGGGAAACTACAACTACTACAAACCTTGGACTTGATTTTGGATTTTTAAACGATAGAATTAATGGTAATATAGAGTTGTATCAAAAAGATACCAAGGATTTGCTAAGTGTTGTGCCTGTGCCAGCTGGTGCTAACTTAACCAATCTTCTACTTACGAATGTAGGAGATATGAGAAACCGAGGTATTGAATTGAATCTTAATGCTGCAGTTATTAAAAGCGATAGTTTCAATTGGGATGTCAATTTTAATTTAACTCATTATAAATCAGAGATTACAGATTTAGCATCTACGCAGGTGCTAACCGGAGGTATCGGAGGTGGAACAGGATCAACCATTCAGGTACATTCGGAAGGGTATATGCCAAATGCATTCTATGTTTATCAACAGGTATATGATCAAATAGGAATGCCTGTAGAAGGACAGTATGTCGATTTAAATGACGATGGGATTATCAATAGTGAAGACTTATACCGTTATAAATCACCAGCACCAGATGTTCTTTTCGGATTCTCATCTAAGATGGACTATAAGAACTGGGATTTAGGATTTAGTTTAAGAGCTAGTATCGGAAACTATGTATATAATAATGTGGCTTCGCAATATGGTAACTTACAGGGTATTGGTTTAAATAACTATTTGCAAAATGTAAATTACAGTTATTTTGACACGCAATTTATTACAGCACAATATCAAAGTGATTACTATGTGGAAAATGCATCATTTTTAAGAATGGATAATATTAATTTAGGTTATAATTTCCCTAACTTTTTTAATGATACAAGACTTCGCGTTTTCGGGTCGGTTCAAAATGCATTCATTATAACGAATTACAGTGGTTTGGATCCTGAAGTATTTAACGGGATTGATAATAATCTTTACCAAAGACCACGGGTATATTCGCTAGGGCTTAATTTTCAATTTTAAATAACAAGACAAAAATGAAATTTCTAATCAAACATAAATTAATGACTGCCGGCTTAGCCGTGAGTTTATTATTAGTATCATGTGAAAAGGATCTGGAGCGACTGCCTCAGACTGAAATTACTTCAGCATCTGTTTACTCCGACTTTAATAATTATAAAGGCGTATTGGCAAAAATATATGCAGGACTAGCTGTTAGCGGACAGGAAGGAGGAGACGGAAACCCAGATATAGGCGGTATCGATGGTGGTATGTCTAACTATTTACGCCAGTATTTTCAATTGCAAGAGCTGCCAACAGATGAAGCGGTGATTGCCTGGGGAGATACAGGATTACCAGAATTACATAATATGAACTGGGGTTCTAGCAATCCATTTATTACTGCTTTATATTACCGTATTTACTATCAAATTGCATTTTCTAACGAGTTTATTAGAGAGACTTCAGATGAGAAATTAGCTTCGCGAAATATTGCCGGCTCTCAAGCTGATGAAGCTAAACTGTTCCGTAATGAGGCACGTTTCATGCGTGCACTTAGTTACACTCATGCAATAGATCTTTTTGGTAATGGACCTTTCGTTACTGAGAAAGATGTGGTAGGCGTTACACCCCCTCCAAGAATTGAAAGAAAAGCACTTTTTGACTATGTGGAAAGTGAACTCAAAGATTTAGAAAATTTATTGAAAGATCCACGAACCAACGAATATGGTCGGGCAGATAAAGCAGCAGTTTGGATGCTACTTTCAAAATTGTACCTTAATGCAGAAGTTTACACCGGAAAGTCACGCTACAGTGAAGCGCGTACTTATGCTGAAAAAGTAATTAATGCTAGTTATTCACTAAAACCAAATTATAATGAATTGTTTTTGGCAGATAATAATCTAGATAATAATGAGGTTATTTTTTCTGTAAACTTTGATGGTGTTCATACCAGAACCTTTGGTGGAACAACGTACATCATTCATGGTTCTACTGGAGGATCTATGGTGCCTAGCAATTACGGAATCAACAGTGGCTGGGGAGGACTCCGCAGTACGAAAAATATTGCGCAACTATTTCCAGCGGTCGATGGTTCTGTTGATAAAAGAGGGAATTTCCATACCGATGGACAAAGTTTTGAAATTAACGATGTTGCTACTTTTACGGATGGATATCCAATTATTAAATTTAAAAATATTACACGCAGTGGTGCACCAGGTTCTGATACAGGCGGGGATTTTGTAGATACAGATTTTCCACTATTTCGTTTAGGTGATGCATATCTAATTTATGCGGAATCAGTTCTGCGTGGAGGTGGCGGTAGCATGGCAACTGCAATACAATATGTTAATTTGCTGCGTCAAAGAGCATATAGTAACACTTCTGGCAATGTTTCTTCTATTAATCTTGATTTCATATTGGATGAGAGAGCGAGAGAATTATCGTGGGAAGCTACAAGAAGAACCGACCTTATCCGTTTCGGTAAATTTACTTCGGGCTCTTATTTATGGCCGTTCAAAGGTGGTGTGAAAGATGGAAGACAGGTAGAAAGTTTCCGGAATCTTTATCCGATTCCAGCGAGTGATTTAAATGCAAATCCAAATCTTATTCAGAACGAAGGTTATTAATATTCACAAGAAAAATATTACATAAAATGAAAAATATATTTAAAGTTTTATTCGCATTGACCATCGCTTTGTTTTTGGTTTCTTGCGATAAAGATGAAGATCGAGCAGTACTGGGAAATCCTTCGGATTCTTCTCTATCTGCATCCGCAACTTCTTTGGTTTTAACAAAAGATAATGCTGATGAAACAGCAGTTACATTCTCATTGGAAAACCCTAATTATGGCGTACAGCTTTCACAGACCGATCAACTGGAATTCGCAATAGCAGGAACTAATTTTGAAACTCCAAAAGTAGTACAAATTGCAGCTGGCGAAAATGAAATATCCTATACGGTACAACAGTTTAATGCATTGATGCTTAACATGGCACTACCAGTGGATGTAGTAACCCCAATTGAAGTCCGTCTTAAATCAACTGTTGGAAATCTTACACCCGTGTACTCAACTAAGATTCAAATGTCTGTCACTCCTTATGCCTTAATTTCTTATTTGTATGCGCCAGGTGCTTATCAAAACTGGGAACCAGCAACTGCAAATACTCTAATATCCGCAACCAGTAATGGAATTTATGAAGGGTTTATTCATTTTTCGGAAGCCAATTCAGAATTTAAAATTACGGTTGACAGAAATTGGGAAAATGGTTACGGAAGTAACGATAACATCTCTCTGTTATTAAATGGAGGTGGTAATTTAAAAGCCGTAAATGAAGGATCTCAAAAATTAACGGTGAATCTAAATACGCAAAAATTCGCGCTCACGCCTTACGTTTGGGGGATTATTGGAAGTGGATCACCAGGTGGGTGGGACAATGATACTGATTTGAAATGGAATGAAACAGCAAAAAAATGGGAAATTGGGAATGTCGCGCTTACAGCTGGGGAAATCAAATTTAGACTCAACCACGATTGGGGAACTAATTATGGTGGGTCAAACGGTTTTTTAGCACTGGGTGGCGATAATATTTCAGTGTCGGTCGCAGGAAATTACAACATTTCCTTAGATTTGGTGAATTTGACTTATACACTAACAAAACTTTAATTTCGATCTTAAATTAAAACAAAAAAACTGTTGCCTTTTAGCAGCAGTTTTTTTGTTTTAATAGGTAAATGACAGGTGAAATCCTTTGTCATTACGCCCATTTTCTCTACATTTATTGATTCGAAAAATAACATATGAAAAATATAAAAATATCGGCACTTTTCCTTGTGGTGGGAAGTTTTATTCTTAATGCTCAATCTTTAAAATCTCCTGATGGAAAATTTGAAATGAGCTTTCAACTGAAAGAAGGGGTGCCGTATTACGATCTAAAATACCAAGGAAAAACTGTTGTAGAAGAGTCCAAATTAGGATTAAGACTCTTGCGGGATGGTGATATCCAGTTCGCTTCTGAAATAGAAAATAAAGATCAGAAAGGAAAAAATTTGGATAATGGATTTACCAAGACTGCAGAGAAATTTGATGCCAAAAACGAGACTTGGGATCCAATTATGGGAGAAAAAAAATCCTATATTAATC
This DNA window, taken from Kaistella carnis, encodes the following:
- a CDS encoding SusE domain-containing protein; protein product: MKNIFKVLFALTIALFLVSCDKDEDRAVLGNPSDSSLSASATSLVLTKDNADETAVTFSLENPNYGVQLSQTDQLEFAIAGTNFETPKVVQIAAGENEISYTVQQFNALMLNMALPVDVVTPIEVRLKSTVGNLTPVYSTKIQMSVTPYALISYLYAPGAYQNWEPATANTLISATSNGIYEGFIHFSEANSEFKITVDRNWENGYGSNDNISLLLNGGGNLKAVNEGSQKLTVNLNTQKFALTPYVWGIIGSGSPGGWDNDTDLKWNETAKKWEIGNVALTAGEIKFRLNHDWGTNYGGSNGFLALGGDNISVSVAGNYNISLDLVNLTYTLTKL